One genomic region from Sphingobacteriales bacterium encodes:
- a CDS encoding VWA domain-containing protein codes for MKLLYTLIFSFFSLLAFADGMHITGIIRDMDTKEPVKSANITLSISDGYEFSVVTDSSGAYNILTTAVVPDGYYTIKVASKNYYELNGFIFVKKECQRDFSIKAKEMPKPVLEGYATNNLVFLIDVSASMNADDKMPLLKDALTYLVGELRPTDRIAILTFSSTVKEILPSTAASDNEKIRKTIEALTFGSTTEGSAALDKAYKTALSNFVSNGNNRIILASDGLFTSGDKEYKRMLQSIAAGRSKNISLSIFCFGKNTEYVFTKLRALSQTGNGNFASILNTDEGKQLMIEEAKAVKN; via the coding sequence ATGAAGCTGCTCTACACCCTTATCTTTTCTTTCTTCTCTTTGCTGGCTTTTGCGGATGGTATGCACATCACAGGCATCATCAGGGATATGGACACAAAAGAACCCGTCAAGAGCGCAAATATTACACTGTCTATCAGTGACGGGTATGAATTTTCCGTTGTAACCGATTCTTCCGGGGCATATAATATCTTAACGACTGCTGTTGTACCGGATGGGTATTATACCATTAAGGTGGCATCAAAGAATTATTATGAACTGAATGGATTTATTTTTGTCAAAAAGGAGTGTCAGCGGGATTTCTCTATAAAAGCGAAAGAGATGCCAAAACCTGTTTTAGAAGGTTATGCCACCAATAACCTGGTGTTTCTGATTGATGTTTCCGCTTCCATGAATGCAGACGATAAGATGCCGCTGCTGAAAGATGCATTGACCTATCTGGTGGGTGAATTGCGTCCGACTGACCGGATTGCCATTCTAACTTTCTCCAGTACGGTGAAAGAAATTTTGCCGTCAACCGCGGCATCCGATAATGAAAAAATCAGAAAGACGATTGAAGCGTTGACATTCGGTAGTACGACGGAGGGAAGTGCCGCTTTGGATAAGGCTTATAAAACAGCACTCAGTAACTTCGTATCCAATGGCAATAACCGTATCATTCTGGCAAGTGACGGTTTGTTTACATCCGGGGATAAAGAGTATAAAAGAATGTTGCAGTCCATCGCTGCCGGCCGCTCCAAGAATATCAGTCTGTCCATCTTCTGCTTTGGAAAAAATACGGAATACGTTTTCACTAAATTGAGAGCGCTGTCGCAAACGGGAAACGGAAACTTTGCAAGCATACTCAATACGGATGAAGGGAAACAACTGATGATAGAAGAAGCAAAGGCTGTCAAGAATTGA
- a CDS encoding phosphatase PAP2 family protein, with product MKKYISILLSFILFSGSFAQDSSAHKSFYKMRLSVEIPLGLITLGTGGTSLILHAKKKPLTFDEISALSPTDVNKFDRYAIYQHSRAAAISSDVFQYTAMVAPAFLFIDKKIRKDWKTVFPIWVETFAFTSAITMFTKELANRNRPYVYSDYGNGNKYSKSARSSFFSGHTSITAASTFFIAMVYTDYHRDSRWIPLMWTGAALFPALTALTRVKAGKHYWTDVITGYAVGALVGTLTPFLHRRSFKR from the coding sequence ATGAAAAAGTACATTTCAATTCTGCTTTCATTTATATTGTTTTCCGGCAGTTTCGCACAGGATTCTTCCGCGCATAAAAGTTTCTACAAAATGAGGCTTTCCGTTGAGATTCCATTGGGGCTGATTACATTAGGAACAGGCGGTACGAGTTTAATTCTGCACGCAAAGAAGAAACCGCTCACTTTTGATGAAATCAGTGCCTTATCGCCTACGGATGTCAATAAATTTGACCGGTATGCCATTTACCAGCACTCCAGAGCGGCAGCCATTTCCAGTGATGTCTTTCAATATACTGCCATGGTGGCTCCGGCCTTTTTATTCATTGACAAAAAAATCCGGAAGGACTGGAAAACCGTTTTTCCGATTTGGGTCGAAACATTTGCATTTACATCCGCCATTACAATGTTTACCAAAGAACTGGCGAACAGGAACCGACCGTATGTTTATTCGGATTACGGCAACGGCAACAAATACAGCAAAAGTGCGCGATCATCCTTTTTCTCCGGACACACCAGCATCACAGCTGCCAGCACCTTTTTTATTGCGATGGTTTATACCGATTACCACCGCGATTCAAGATGGATACCGCTTATGTGGACGGGAGCTGCCCTATTTCCGGCACTTACCGCCCTGACACGCGTAAAGGCAGGAAAACATTACTGGACAGATGTAATTACAGGTTATGCTGTAGGCGCATTAGTTGGCACTCTCACGCCTTTCCTGCACAGAAGATCTTTTAAGCGTTGA
- the rsmG gene encoding 16S rRNA (guanine(527)-N(7))-methyltransferase RsmG, translating into MKAIRHYFPGLSAEQLQKFEQLLPLYKEWNEKINVISRKDMDNFYERHVLHSLAIAKVLSFEKGDVILDIGTGGGFPGIPLAILFPESRFILADSITKKISVAGAVINALGLKNVEARAIRAEMIKEPADYVVTRAVAKVNDLLHWSKNKHPKKIIALKGGDLKEELQGIQKNIRIVDIPDFFTEPFFETKKVVVIN; encoded by the coding sequence TTGAAAGCTATCAGACATTATTTTCCAGGTTTATCTGCTGAACAACTACAAAAGTTTGAACAGTTATTGCCGTTATATAAAGAATGGAATGAAAAGATAAATGTCATTTCCCGAAAAGACATGGATAATTTTTATGAAAGACATGTTCTGCATTCACTGGCTATAGCAAAAGTGCTGTCGTTTGAGAAAGGAGATGTTATTCTTGACATCGGCACCGGGGGGGGATTTCCGGGAATTCCGCTTGCGATACTTTTTCCGGAAAGCAGATTCATCCTCGCTGATTCGATTACCAAAAAGATTTCCGTGGCAGGAGCCGTAATAAATGCCTTAGGTCTGAAGAATGTTGAAGCAAGGGCCATACGCGCCGAGATGATAAAAGAACCGGCAGACTATGTGGTCACCAGAGCGGTAGCGAAGGTGAATGACCTGTTACATTGGAGCAAAAACAAACATCCAAAAAAAATAATCGCACTGAAAGGCGGCGACCTGAAGGAAGAATTACAGGGCATACAGAAAAATATCCGCATCGTTGATATTCCTGATTTTTTTACGGAGCCATTTTTTGAAACGAAGAAGGTGGTGGTTATAAATTAA
- a CDS encoding methyltransferase domain-containing protein, which yields MHPFYRNILSYIYDFPVEKRESRLSGEVIVSYHKGQYKLSTHKAIYSFGKNYTSFAKAFKAVDIPNRDISSVLALGFGLGSVVDLLDNHPHINSITAVDADEVIVELAKKYLSSDAGKRVEYVVADASQYIRQHKSFDLVVFDVFIEDETPMPFLTESFLSELKNTVLPGGMLLYSKIESSYANKIENAGFENVFSSVYPRSFSIDTDGNRVYVWINNSINA from the coding sequence ATGCATCCTTTTTATAGAAACATACTCAGTTATATTTATGACTTTCCCGTAGAGAAAAGAGAAAGCCGGCTCAGCGGGGAAGTAATCGTTTCTTATCATAAAGGACAATATAAACTCAGCACCCATAAGGCTATCTATTCTTTTGGGAAAAACTACACTTCTTTTGCAAAAGCCTTTAAAGCCGTTGATATCCCGAACAGGGACATTAGCTCCGTACTTGCACTCGGATTTGGATTGGGCAGCGTGGTGGATTTACTGGACAATCATCCGCATATAAATTCAATAACCGCTGTTGATGCGGATGAAGTGATAGTGGAATTGGCAAAGAAATACCTGTCTTCAGATGCAGGGAAAAGGGTGGAATATGTGGTGGCTGATGCTTCACAATATATCCGGCAGCATAAATCTTTCGATTTGGTTGTGTTTGATGTTTTTATTGAGGATGAAACACCCATGCCGTTTTTGACAGAATCCTTTTTGTCAGAGTTGAAAAATACGGTTCTTCCGGGCGGAATGCTGCTGTATTCAAAAATTGAATCCTCTTATGCGAATAAAATTGAAAATGCGGGATTCGAAAATGTATTTTCTTCGGTCTATCCCCGTTCATTTTCCATAGATACGGATGGCAACAGAGTCTATGTCTGGATAAATAATTCTATCAACGCTTAA
- a CDS encoding M48 family metallopeptidase — protein MNKVLIITLTFMLVACSQNPITGRKQLTLLSDAQLNEMGFQEYQQFLTENKIKVIATGTDVDMVKKVGAKIADAVTSYMNQIGLSERMQSYKWEYNVVRDSMANAWCMPGGKVVVYTGILPITKTETGLAVVMGHEISHAIASHGNERMSAAMLEQLGFSALDAALASKPKETRNIFMNAVGIGAQIGAMLPFSRKQESEADRMGLIFMAMAGYDPNEAIGFWTRMSQVKNGQSVPEFLSTHPSDETRINDIQTKYLPEAMRYYRK, from the coding sequence ATGAATAAAGTACTGATCATAACGCTGACATTTATGCTGGTGGCTTGCAGCCAGAATCCGATAACGGGCAGAAAACAATTGACACTGCTGTCTGATGCACAATTGAACGAAATGGGGTTTCAGGAATATCAGCAGTTTCTGACGGAAAACAAAATAAAAGTGATTGCCACCGGTACTGATGTGGATATGGTCAAAAAGGTAGGTGCAAAGATTGCCGATGCGGTCACCAGTTATATGAACCAGATTGGACTTTCAGAGCGTATGCAATCCTACAAATGGGAGTATAATGTGGTACGTGATTCAATGGCAAATGCCTGGTGTATGCCGGGTGGAAAGGTAGTCGTCTATACCGGTATACTTCCCATTACAAAAACGGAAACAGGATTAGCGGTGGTAATGGGTCATGAGATTTCACACGCCATTGCCAGTCACGGGAATGAACGGATGAGTGCTGCGATGCTGGAACAGCTGGGCTTCAGTGCGCTGGATGCTGCGCTTGCCAGTAAGCCCAAAGAAACGCGCAATATCTTTATGAATGCCGTTGGTATCGGTGCCCAAATCGGTGCCATGCTGCCGTTCAGCAGAAAACAGGAAAGTGAAGCGGACAGAATGGGATTGATTTTTATGGCAATGGCAGGATACGACCCAAATGAAGCGATTGGGTTCTGGACAAGGATGTCACAGGTGAAAAATGGACAAAGCGTACCGGAATTTTTAAGCACTCACCCGAGTGACGAAACACGCATTAATGACATTCAAACCAAATATTTACCGGAAGCGATGAGATACTACAGGAAATGA
- a CDS encoding DUF445 family protein produces the protein MDAILQYFSEHIYWLKLLTIPIIAGFIGWFTNWQAVKMTFYPINFWGLKIGKIPLGWQGIIPANGPKMASISVDLMTSKLISLEEIFEKLNPDEVAKEMAPHMKELSEKVVNDAMMKHQPVLWKNTPKMVKSTIYNRTAADIPNAIKGMILDVKTNIHELMDLKKLCTDELLKDKTLINEIFLRCGKAEFKFIEMSGWWFGLIFGIPQMLLWHFYPWSWTLPVAGIIVGYATNYLALKLIFAPKYPVKILFWEFLGLFIKRQKEVSAEYGKIMSERVLNAENFWEHMLNEKGGDRMYHLIEKNVNSSVQKATGSVPAPILNALEGTRAYQDIRNLIVKDMVRQLPGKLKKLYPSTDKAFDIETTIREKLQALAPDDFIGVLRPAFEEEEFKLILVGAVLGGIAGFLQWAFVFGGLG, from the coding sequence ATGGATGCTATACTACAGTATTTTAGTGAACATATTTATTGGTTAAAATTACTTACCATTCCGATAATAGCCGGTTTTATAGGTTGGTTTACCAACTGGCAGGCTGTAAAAATGACCTTTTATCCGATTAATTTTTGGGGGCTGAAAATTGGAAAAATCCCATTGGGGTGGCAGGGTATCATTCCTGCCAACGGTCCCAAGATGGCTTCCATTTCAGTAGACCTGATGACGAGCAAGCTGATTTCTCTGGAAGAAATTTTTGAAAAACTTAACCCGGATGAGGTGGCAAAGGAAATGGCTCCACATATGAAAGAACTGTCTGAAAAAGTGGTGAATGATGCCATGATGAAACATCAGCCTGTTTTATGGAAAAATACACCTAAGATGGTAAAGAGTACCATTTACAACAGGACAGCCGCTGATATTCCGAATGCCATAAAGGGTATGATACTGGATGTGAAAACAAACATCCACGAATTGATGGATTTGAAAAAATTATGTACCGATGAATTATTGAAAGACAAGACTCTGATAAATGAAATATTTCTCCGATGCGGCAAAGCCGAATTTAAATTTATTGAAATGTCCGGGTGGTGGTTCGGTTTGATTTTCGGAATTCCGCAGATGCTCCTTTGGCATTTTTATCCCTGGTCATGGACATTGCCCGTAGCCGGAATTATAGTTGGATATGCAACTAACTACCTCGCGCTGAAATTGATCTTTGCACCTAAGTATCCCGTAAAGATACTGTTCTGGGAATTTCTCGGACTTTTTATCAAACGCCAAAAGGAAGTTTCGGCAGAATATGGTAAGATTATGTCGGAACGGGTACTGAATGCTGAAAATTTTTGGGAACATATGCTGAATGAAAAGGGGGGCGACCGGATGTATCACCTGATTGAAAAGAATGTAAACAGCAGTGTTCAAAAAGCAACCGGTTCTGTTCCGGCTCCTATATTGAATGCATTGGAAGGTACCAGGGCCTATCAGGATATACGAAATCTGATTGTAAAAGATATGGTCAGGCAGCTTCCCGGAAAGCTTAAAAAACTGTATCCGTCTACCGATAAAGCATTTGATATTGAAACCACCATACGGGAGAAACTGCAGGCACTTGCTCCCGATGATTTCATTGGCGTATTGCGTCCGGCTTTTGAAGAAGAAGAATTCAAACTGATACTTGTCGGTGCGGTATTGGGTGGTATAGCCGGTTTTTTGCAGTGGGCATTTGTATTTGGAGGTCTAGGGTAG